In Schistocerca nitens isolate TAMUIC-IGC-003100 chromosome 10, iqSchNite1.1, whole genome shotgun sequence, a single window of DNA contains:
- the LOC126210226 gene encoding uncharacterized protein LOC126210226 isoform X2, with translation MRTTALVYLAAVLLSSAWAGDSSAGEAPAKKDKRGIFTGEHSYIGGGGIGLGSSYGGLSGGLSGGIGGGLSSYGGSYGYGGGYGGGYGYGGGYGGGYGGGIGLSSGSIGLGSGGIGLSSGGIGLGSGIGLGSGIGLGSGIGLGAGGLGGGAGGIGLGSGGIASVAVAPTQTVVQTVRVPHPVPVPVTVNRPYPVPHPVPVPVNRPVPVPQPYPVRVPHPVPVSVPRPYPVEVPRPVPVPVNRPVPVPVPQPYPVRVPHPVPVGVPQPYPVRVPVPHPVPVPVSTGISSIGIGSGISSGGIISGGGLGGGLGGGLGGGLGGGSIISSGSLGGGLIGGGYGGGYGGGYGGSYGYGGSYGYGGSSGGLISSGLSGGVLKGIYVPSIAGGLSGGSLYSGSLSSSYGGGYGSGYKSYYKH, from the coding sequence GTATACCTGGCCGCAGTGCTCCTGTCGTCGGCGTGGGCAGGCGACTCGAGCGCTGGTGAGGCGCCAGCCAAGAAGGACAAGCGGGGGATCTTCACCGGCGAACACAGCTACATCGGCGGAGGAGGCATCGGCCTGGGCAGCAGCTACGGAGGACTGTCTGGGGGTCTGTCCGGCGGCATCGGCGGAGGCCTCTCCAGCTACGGCGGGTCCTACGGCTACGGCGGTGGCTACGGAGGAGGTTACGGCTACGGCGGCGGCTACGGAGGCGGCTATGGTGGAGGAATCGGACTGTCGTCCGGATCCATCGGCCTCGGCTCCGGAGGAATCGGCTTGAGCTCTGGCGGAATTGGCCTCGGCTCCGGAATTGGACTCGGATCCGGAATTGGTCTCGGTTCCGGAATTGGTCTCGGCGCTGGTGGTCTCGGAGGTGGAGCCGGAGGAATCGGACTGGGATCGGGAGGTATTGCCTCTGTCGCTGTCGCCCCTACACAGACCGTCGTGCAGACCGTGAGGGTACCGCATCCGGTCCCCGTCCCAGTGACTGTCAACCGCCCGTACCCTGTGCCGCATCCGGTACCCGTCCCGGTAAACCGCCCTGTGCCCGTTCCCCAGCCGTACCCTGTGCGAGTTCCCCACCCCGTCCCGGTCTCCGTGCCCCGACCCTACCCCGTGGAGGTCCCCCGCCCCGTGCCCGTGCCCGTTAACAGGCCCGTCCCCGTCCCCGTGCCCCAGCCTTACCCGGTCCGCGTCCCACACCCCGTCCCCGTCGGAGTCCCCCAGCCGTACCCGGTCCGTGTGCCCGTCCCCCACCCCGTTCCCGTGCCAGTTTCGACCGGAATCTCCAGCATCGGAATCGGTAGTGGAATCTCCTCTGGCGGCATCATCTCTGGAGGTGGTCTCGGAGGAGGGCTCGGAGGAGGTCTCGGAGGAGGACTGGGAGGCGGCAGCATCATCTCCTCTGGCTCCCTGGGCGGTGGTCTGATCGGCGGAGGGTACGGTGGAGGGTACGGTGGAGGGTACGGCGGTTCGTACGGATACGGCGGATCCTACGGATACGGCGGCTCGTCTGGTGGACTGATCTCTTCGGGGCTCTCGGGAGGAGTCCTGAAGGGAATCTACGTCCCCAGCATCGCTGGAGGCCTCAGCGGTGGCAGCCTGTACTCTGGTAGCCTCTCCTCCAGCTACGGAGGTGGTTACGGCAGTGGCTACAAGAGCTACTACAAGCACTAG
- the LOC126210226 gene encoding uncharacterized protein LOC126210226 isoform X1, whose product MRTTALVYLAAVLLSSAWAGDSSAGEAPAKKDKRGIFTGEHSYIGGGGIGLGSSYGGLSGGLSGGIGGGLSSYGGSYGYGGGYGGGYGYGGGYGGGYGGGIGLSSGSIGLGSGGIGLSSGGIGLGSGIGLGSGIGLGSGIGLGAGGLGGGAGGIGLGSGGIASVAVAPTQTVVQTVRVPHPVPVPVTVNRPYPVPHPVPVPVNRPVPVPQPYPVRVPHPVPVSVPRPYPVEVPRPVPVPVNRPVPVPVPQPYPVRVPHPVPVGVPQPYPVRVPVPHPVPVPVSTGISSIGIGSGISSGGIISGGGLGGGLGGGLGGGLGGGSIISSGSLGGGLIGGGYGGGYGGGYGGSYGYGGSYGYGGSSGGLISSGLSGGVLKGIYVPSIAGGLSGGSLYSGSLSSSYGGGYGSGYKSYYKH is encoded by the exons ATGAGGACAACTGCTCTG GTATACCTGGCCGCAGTGCTCCTGTCGTCGGCGTGGGCAGGCGACTCGAGCGCTGGTGAGGCGCCAGCCAAGAAGGACAAGCGGGGGATCTTCACCGGCGAACACAGCTACATCGGCGGAGGAGGCATCGGCCTGGGCAGCAGCTACGGAGGACTGTCTGGGGGTCTGTCCGGCGGCATCGGCGGAGGCCTCTCCAGCTACGGCGGGTCCTACGGCTACGGCGGTGGCTACGGAGGAGGTTACGGCTACGGCGGCGGCTACGGAGGCGGCTATGGTGGAGGAATCGGACTGTCGTCCGGATCCATCGGCCTCGGCTCCGGAGGAATCGGCTTGAGCTCTGGCGGAATTGGCCTCGGCTCCGGAATTGGACTCGGATCCGGAATTGGTCTCGGTTCCGGAATTGGTCTCGGCGCTGGTGGTCTCGGAGGTGGAGCCGGAGGAATCGGACTGGGATCGGGAGGTATTGCCTCTGTCGCTGTCGCCCCTACACAGACCGTCGTGCAGACCGTGAGGGTACCGCATCCGGTCCCCGTCCCAGTGACTGTCAACCGCCCGTACCCTGTGCCGCATCCGGTACCCGTCCCGGTAAACCGCCCTGTGCCCGTTCCCCAGCCGTACCCTGTGCGAGTTCCCCACCCCGTCCCGGTCTCCGTGCCCCGACCCTACCCCGTGGAGGTCCCCCGCCCCGTGCCCGTGCCCGTTAACAGGCCCGTCCCCGTCCCCGTGCCCCAGCCTTACCCGGTCCGCGTCCCACACCCCGTCCCCGTCGGAGTCCCCCAGCCGTACCCGGTCCGTGTGCCCGTCCCCCACCCCGTTCCCGTGCCAGTTTCGACCGGAATCTCCAGCATCGGAATCGGTAGTGGAATCTCCTCTGGCGGCATCATCTCTGGAGGTGGTCTCGGAGGAGGGCTCGGAGGAGGTCTCGGAGGAGGACTGGGAGGCGGCAGCATCATCTCCTCTGGCTCCCTGGGCGGTGGTCTGATCGGCGGAGGGTACGGTGGAGGGTACGGTGGAGGGTACGGCGGTTCGTACGGATACGGCGGATCCTACGGATACGGCGGCTCGTCTGGTGGACTGATCTCTTCGGGGCTCTCGGGAGGAGTCCTGAAGGGAATCTACGTCCCCAGCATCGCTGGAGGCCTCAGCGGTGGCAGCCTGTACTCTGGTAGCCTCTCCTCCAGCTACGGAGGTGGTTACGGCAGTGGCTACAAGAGCTACTACAAGCACTAG